A region of Maribacter algicola DNA encodes the following proteins:
- the gltX gene encoding glutamate--tRNA ligase — MTKKVRVRFAPSPTGPLHIGGVRTALFNYLFAKKHHGDFILRIEDTDQNRFVEGAEQYIIDSLNWCGIPFDEGPSSPTTKGNTLGKYGPYRQSERKHLYKKFAEDLIEQGKAYYAFDTAEKLDFHRKDHESKGKTFIYNWHNRLKLDNSLSLMPEEVQKRIAKGEDYVIRFLTPPDQKLQLKDIIRGDIEIDSNTLDDKVLFKSDGMPTYHLANIVDDHLMEISHVIRGEEWLPSLALHQQLYDAFGWEAPQFAHLPLIMKPVGKGKLSKRDGEKGGFPVFPLSWNDSVGYREAGYFPEAVVNFLALLGWNPGTEQELFTLEELVDSFSLVRVNKSGARFDPDKTKWYNQQYMHQKDDAVLAEQFQIYLAEKGITTKSKDYVQKAVSLVKDRATFVSDFWELGDYFFLAPTEYDEKSIKKQWKDDTKDIMQKLASFIGGIADFSSENIELEVKKWISEKDLSFGKVMPPLRLILVGDMKGPHIFDIMELIGKEESLGRINKAISELA; from the coding sequence ATGACAAAAAAAGTTAGGGTTAGATTTGCCCCAAGTCCCACGGGCCCTTTACATATAGGAGGCGTTAGGACCGCCTTGTTCAATTATCTATTTGCCAAAAAACATCATGGAGATTTTATCCTTAGAATCGAGGATACAGATCAAAACCGGTTTGTGGAAGGCGCGGAGCAATATATCATTGATTCCCTAAACTGGTGCGGCATTCCCTTTGACGAGGGCCCAAGTTCACCCACCACCAAGGGCAACACACTGGGAAAATATGGGCCATATAGACAGAGCGAGCGGAAGCATCTTTATAAAAAGTTTGCCGAGGATTTGATTGAACAGGGAAAGGCGTATTATGCTTTTGATACTGCCGAAAAACTCGATTTTCACCGTAAGGATCATGAATCCAAGGGAAAAACCTTTATTTACAATTGGCATAACCGACTTAAACTGGACAATTCCCTTTCCTTGATGCCAGAAGAGGTGCAAAAAAGAATAGCCAAAGGAGAGGATTATGTGATTCGGTTTTTAACACCACCGGACCAAAAGCTACAACTTAAGGACATTATTCGTGGAGATATTGAAATAGATAGCAACACCTTGGATGACAAGGTCCTTTTTAAAAGTGATGGAATGCCCACCTATCATTTGGCCAACATTGTGGATGACCACTTGATGGAGATTTCCCATGTTATTCGTGGGGAAGAATGGCTGCCCTCATTGGCCTTGCATCAGCAATTGTATGACGCTTTTGGATGGGAAGCCCCACAATTTGCACACTTGCCCTTGATTATGAAACCTGTGGGCAAAGGCAAGTTGAGCAAAAGAGACGGAGAAAAGGGAGGTTTTCCCGTTTTTCCGTTGTCATGGAACGATTCTGTGGGATACCGCGAAGCAGGGTATTTTCCGGAAGCTGTGGTCAACTTTTTGGCCCTGTTGGGCTGGAACCCGGGAACGGAACAGGAGTTGTTTACGTTGGAAGAATTGGTGGATTCCTTCTCCTTGGTAAGGGTGAACAAATCAGGAGCGCGGTTCGACCCGGACAAAACCAAATGGTATAATCAACAATACATGCATCAAAAGGACGATGCTGTCTTGGCCGAACAGTTTCAAATTTATTTAGCCGAAAAAGGGATTACAACCAAAAGCAAGGACTATGTCCAAAAGGCTGTTTCCTTGGTCAAGGACCGAGCCACGTTTGTTTCGGATTTTTGGGAATTGGGCGATTACTTTTTCCTTGCACCTACGGAATACGATGAAAAATCCATTAAAAAGCAATGGAAGGATGATACCAAGGATATTATGCAAAAATTGGCAAGTTTTATTGGCGGCATAGCCGATTTTTCTTCCGAAAACATAGAATTAGAAGTCAAAAAATGGATTTCTGAAAAGGACCTGTCTTTTGGAAAGGTGATGCCTCCATTACGCCTGATATTGGTTGGCGACATGAAAGGCCCACATATTTTCGACATCATGGAGTTGATCGGCAAAGAAGAAAGTTTGGGGAGGATAAATAAGGCTATTTCGGAACTGGCCTAG
- the ybeY gene encoding rRNA maturation RNase YbeY — translation MIEFHFETEFKLSNAEKYRNWVSKVVTTEGYTTGDLNYIFCDDSYLLEINQKYLRHDTLTDIITFDYTIGKAMSADIYISIERVQENAVSYQVTFENELLRVMSHGILHLAGYKDKKEEHKKEMRLQEDEKIKMFHVEQ, via the coding sequence ATGATTGAATTTCATTTTGAGACGGAATTTAAACTTTCCAATGCAGAAAAATACAGGAACTGGGTTTCAAAGGTTGTTACGACTGAAGGGTATACTACAGGCGACCTGAATTACATTTTTTGCGACGACAGCTATTTGTTGGAAATCAATCAAAAATATTTACGGCACGACACCCTTACCGATATTATAACCTTTGATTATACCATAGGGAAAGCCATGTCGGCAGACATATACATATCCATAGAACGTGTACAGGAAAATGCTGTAAGCTACCAAGTGACTTTTGAAAACGAGCTTTTACGTGTAATGTCCCATGGTATACTTCATTTAGCTGGATACAAGGACAAGAAAGAGGAACACAAAAAAGAAATGCGCTTACAAGAAGATGAAAAAATAAAAATGTTCCACGTGGAACAGTAG
- the mnmG gene encoding tRNA uridine-5-carboxymethylaminomethyl(34) synthesis enzyme MnmG, with protein sequence MFGEIYDVIVVGGGHAGAEATAAAANMGSKTLLVTMNLQTIGQMSCNPAMGGIAKGQIIREIDALGGYSGIITDKSAIQFKMLNKSKGPAMWSPRAQSDRMRFAEEWRLALERTPNVDFYQEMVTGLIVEKNKVVGVKTSLGIEIRGKSVVLTNGTFLNGLIHIGEKQFGGGRAGEKAATGITEQLVELGFDSGRMKTGTPPRVDGRSLDYSKMIPQPGDDKPEKFSYLNTPVLKKQRDCHMTHTSALVHDLLREGFDRSPMFNGRIKSIGPRYCPSIEDKINRFADKDSHQMFIEPEGWDTVEIYVNGFSTSLPEDVQFKALRSVKGFEKVKFFRPGYAIEYDYFPPTQLKHTLETKLIENLYFAGQINGTTGYEEAASQGLMAGINAHLKINEKEAFTLQRDEAYIGVLIDDLITKGTEEPYRMFTSRAEYRTLLRQDNADLRLTPKGYELGLAKEDRLKRMEEKLEKSEAFVSFFKNTSVLPEQMNPILEEVKSAPIKQSDKMFKLFSRPKVTMEHMLTLASVSEFVSSNSLDNEVLEQAEIQVKYSGYIEKEKVNADKINRLESVKIPDNFDYKKLKSLSFEAREKLSAIKPVTISQASRISGVTPSDISVLLVYLGR encoded by the coding sequence ATGTTTGGAGAAATTTACGATGTTATTGTAGTAGGAGGAGGCCATGCAGGGGCAGAGGCAACCGCCGCGGCGGCCAATATGGGTTCGAAGACACTCCTAGTTACCATGAACTTGCAAACAATTGGACAAATGTCGTGCAACCCTGCCATGGGCGGAATTGCTAAAGGACAAATTATTCGTGAAATAGATGCCTTAGGAGGGTATTCCGGTATCATAACGGATAAATCAGCGATTCAATTTAAAATGTTGAACAAATCCAAAGGTCCCGCCATGTGGAGTCCACGGGCCCAAAGTGACAGAATGCGATTTGCAGAAGAATGGCGGCTAGCCTTAGAGCGAACACCAAATGTCGATTTCTACCAAGAGATGGTCACAGGCCTTATTGTAGAGAAAAACAAGGTTGTTGGGGTAAAAACCTCCCTAGGAATAGAGATAAGGGGAAAGTCCGTAGTACTAACTAACGGTACCTTTTTAAACGGTTTAATCCATATTGGGGAAAAACAGTTTGGAGGTGGAAGGGCCGGAGAAAAAGCTGCAACAGGAATTACCGAACAATTGGTCGAATTAGGATTTGACAGCGGACGCATGAAGACTGGTACGCCTCCAAGAGTGGATGGACGATCCTTGGATTACTCAAAAATGATACCACAACCCGGTGACGATAAACCCGAAAAATTCTCCTATTTAAACACACCTGTATTAAAAAAACAAAGGGACTGTCACATGACCCATACCAGTGCCCTGGTTCACGACTTGCTACGTGAAGGTTTTGATAGATCTCCCATGTTCAATGGTAGGATAAAAAGTATTGGCCCTAGATACTGCCCGTCCATAGAAGATAAGATAAATCGATTTGCAGATAAGGATTCACATCAAATGTTTATAGAGCCTGAAGGATGGGACACCGTTGAAATATATGTAAATGGATTTTCAACCTCATTACCGGAAGATGTACAATTCAAAGCATTGCGGTCCGTAAAAGGATTTGAAAAGGTGAAGTTCTTTCGCCCAGGTTATGCCATAGAATATGATTATTTTCCACCAACCCAATTAAAGCACACCTTGGAAACAAAATTGATAGAGAACCTTTATTTTGCAGGTCAAATCAATGGCACCACAGGCTATGAAGAAGCTGCATCCCAGGGGTTGATGGCCGGGATAAATGCACATTTAAAAATAAACGAAAAGGAAGCTTTTACTCTCCAACGTGATGAAGCATACATAGGGGTGTTGATAGATGACCTTATCACCAAAGGGACGGAAGAGCCCTATAGAATGTTCACATCACGAGCGGAATATAGGACCCTTTTAAGACAAGATAATGCCGATTTAAGACTCACACCTAAAGGATATGAATTAGGATTGGCAAAAGAAGATAGGTTAAAAAGAATGGAAGAAAAACTAGAGAAATCGGAAGCCTTTGTTAGTTTTTTTAAAAATACTAGTGTACTGCCAGAGCAAATGAATCCAATTCTTGAGGAGGTGAAATCGGCGCCGATTAAACAATCAGATAAAATGTTCAAATTGTTCTCAAGACCAAAAGTTACCATGGAACATATGCTTACACTGGCATCTGTATCAGAATTTGTTAGTTCCAATAGCTTGGATAATGAAGTACTCGAACAGGCAGAAATTCAAGTTAAGTACTCGGGTTATATTGAAAAGGAAAAAGTAAATGCAGATAAAATAAACCGACTTGAATCTGTAAAAATTCCTGATAATTTTGATTACAAGAAATTAAAATCCTTATCCTTTGAAGCCCGTGAAAAACTATCAGCAATAAAACCAGTCACTATATCCCAAGCATCCAGAATCAGTGGTGTTACACCGAGTGATATTAGTGTTCTACTAGTATACCTTGGTAGGTAA
- a CDS encoding class I SAM-dependent methyltransferase — protein MSRYLTTKDYFNTYEEFHLEYVTELDMLQTYPVPKNLNTYYDHPEYISHTDSKKTLINKIYQVIKYYSLNKKVRLIKKLRTTEKTILDIGAGTGDFLKYAQKDGWEIHGVEPNKQARLKALTKEITLKESPADIPEEKFDVITLWHVLEHLPDLKTEISNIQKKLKLNGYLVIAVPNYKSYDAKHYKQFWAAYDTPRHLWHFSKESINRLFKPYKLHLVQTKPMLFDSFYVSLLSEKYKTGKNNYIKAFLIGLTSNFKGLFTKEYSSHIYILQKSK, from the coding sequence ATGTCAAGATATCTCACTACAAAAGATTACTTTAACACCTATGAAGAATTTCATCTAGAATACGTAACCGAACTGGATATGCTACAAACATATCCAGTGCCAAAAAATCTAAATACCTATTACGACCATCCAGAATATATTTCACATACGGATTCAAAGAAAACACTTATAAATAAAATCTATCAAGTTATAAAATATTATAGTTTAAATAAGAAGGTTCGACTAATCAAAAAACTAAGAACTACAGAAAAAACAATCCTAGATATTGGAGCAGGTACAGGTGACTTTTTAAAATACGCCCAAAAAGATGGTTGGGAAATCCACGGGGTAGAACCAAACAAGCAAGCAAGACTAAAAGCACTCACAAAAGAAATAACCCTAAAAGAATCACCAGCGGATATACCAGAGGAAAAATTTGATGTTATCACATTATGGCATGTACTTGAACATCTTCCGGATTTAAAAACCGAAATAAGTAACATACAAAAAAAACTAAAACTGAACGGATACTTAGTTATAGCAGTTCCAAATTACAAATCATACGACGCTAAGCACTACAAACAATTCTGGGCAGCTTACGACACTCCAAGACATTTATGGCACTTCTCCAAGGAATCTATAAACAGACTTTTTAAACCATACAAACTACACCTAGTTCAAACGAAACCTATGCTATTTGATTCCTTTTATGTTTCCCTTCTATCTGAAAAATACAAGACCGGTAAAAACAATTATATAAAGGCATTTTTAATAGGACTAACATCAAACTTCAAAGGTTTATTCACCAAAGAATACTCATCCCACATATATATACTCCAAAAGTCGAAATAA
- a CDS encoding OmpH family outer membrane protein codes for MKKIIFGIVLLTIASCTQEKIGFVDNVKLMNEYQEKIDVENRFKEKAEALGRKRDSISQKFQAEATEFQTRAQSMSQTAAQQEYAQFQQRGQQMGQQLQMEDQQLQLQGQTEMDSIVSKVKKEIQEYGKSKGYSYILGGGEGGSVLYGKETYDITSEIIELLNNKYKK; via the coding sequence ATGAAAAAAATAATCTTTGGAATAGTACTGCTAACAATAGCTTCCTGTACCCAGGAAAAAATCGGGTTTGTTGATAACGTAAAATTGATGAACGAATATCAAGAAAAAATCGACGTAGAAAATAGATTTAAGGAAAAAGCCGAAGCACTAGGAAGAAAAAGAGATAGTATATCCCAAAAGTTCCAAGCAGAAGCCACCGAGTTTCAAACAAGGGCACAGAGCATGTCCCAAACAGCCGCGCAACAAGAATACGCACAATTTCAACAAAGAGGGCAACAAATGGGGCAACAACTACAAATGGAAGACCAGCAACTACAACTCCAAGGGCAAACCGAAATGGACAGTATAGTATCCAAAGTAAAAAAAGAAATCCAAGAATATGGAAAATCAAAAGGATACAGCTATATACTTGGAGGGGGAGAAGGAGGCAGTGTTCTTTATGGAAAAGAAACCTATGACATAACATCAGAAATCATTGAACTCCTAAATAACAAATATAAAAAATAA